A part of Halobacillus shinanisalinarum genomic DNA contains:
- the chrA gene encoding chromate efflux transporter: protein MNKPKGTLLEILLTSTKLGLTSFGGPVAHLAYFKDEYIDRKKWLDDKTYADIIALCQFLPGPASSQVGIAIGMLRGGLLGGIISFLGFTLPSILVLTIFALLYQTFDLGDAGFISSLKVVAAAVVLHALIGLGKKLTPDTPRITIAIAAATVMLLYPSAWMQILIIIASGLIGLKLFSKLADAKATPFPVTFSKKAGAISLTILLGLLALMPIIANATDHILVKLFDTFFRVGSLVFGGGHVVLPMIEREVVPTGWLTASEFLAGYGMAQAVPGPLFTFASYLGTMIEGFTGMIVATVGIFLPSFLFLIAALPFLNELRKRPAFQGLLMGVNASVVGILLAAFYDPVITSSILDGKDFGLAAILFVCLHFYKVPAWAVVLLGVGAGYIINLL, encoded by the coding sequence ATGAATAAACCTAAGGGGACTTTACTGGAAATATTGTTAACATCAACAAAGCTTGGCCTCACATCCTTCGGCGGGCCAGTTGCCCATCTCGCCTATTTTAAAGACGAGTACATTGATCGGAAGAAATGGCTAGATGACAAAACGTATGCCGATATCATAGCTTTGTGTCAATTTCTCCCTGGGCCGGCAAGCAGCCAAGTCGGGATTGCAATCGGAATGTTGCGTGGGGGACTACTCGGAGGTATTATATCGTTTCTTGGATTTACCCTCCCATCCATTCTAGTTTTAACTATCTTTGCACTGCTCTATCAAACATTTGATCTTGGAGACGCTGGCTTCATTAGTAGTTTGAAGGTCGTTGCAGCTGCTGTCGTTCTGCATGCATTAATTGGTTTAGGGAAAAAACTCACACCTGATACACCAAGAATAACAATAGCTATTGCGGCAGCCACCGTCATGCTTTTGTACCCTTCCGCATGGATGCAAATTTTAATCATTATTGCATCCGGACTTATTGGTTTAAAGCTTTTCAGCAAATTAGCTGATGCAAAAGCCACCCCTTTTCCGGTTACTTTTTCTAAAAAAGCAGGTGCTATTTCTTTAACGATCCTCCTTGGACTTCTTGCCCTGATGCCGATTATAGCAAATGCTACAGACCACATTCTCGTGAAGCTTTTCGATACGTTTTTCCGTGTTGGATCGCTTGTATTTGGTGGAGGCCATGTTGTCTTACCGATGATCGAGCGGGAAGTTGTGCCAACAGGATGGCTTACGGCTAGTGAGTTTCTAGCTGGGTACGGGATGGCACAGGCTGTTCCTGGTCCATTATTTACTTTTGCCAGTTACTTAGGAACAATGATTGAAGGGTTTACTGGAATGATCGTTGCTACAGTTGGTATCTTTCTGCCTTCGTTCTTATTCCTAATCGCTGCATTGCCCTTCTTAAATGAACTTAGAAAACGTCCGGCCTTTCAGGGATTGCTGATGGGTGTAAACGCGAGTGTTGTAGGAATTTTGCTAGCTGCTTTTTATGATCCTGTAATTACAAGTTCTATTCTAGATGGCAAGGACTTTGGACTTGCTGCGATCCTATTTGTTTGCCTTCACTTTTATAAAGTTCCAGCATGGGCAGTCGTTCTCCTTGGTGTTGGTGCAGGATACATTATTAATCTGTTATAA
- a CDS encoding PadR family transcriptional regulator: MLRDFFLGSIKIHILYHADVEPIYGVFLMEELASHGYEISPGTLYPTLNSLHKNGLLHKYEETVNGKVRKYYKITDKGRLTLEEGRQQVRELAHEVLNENHRRND, translated from the coding sequence ATTTTAAGGGACTTTTTCCTAGGATCTATTAAAATACATATCCTTTACCATGCCGACGTTGAGCCGATTTATGGTGTTTTTCTAATGGAAGAGCTCGCTTCACATGGATATGAAATCAGCCCTGGCACTCTCTATCCAACGTTAAACTCATTGCACAAAAATGGCTTACTCCATAAATACGAGGAGACGGTAAATGGCAAGGTGAGGAAGTATTACAAAATTACAGATAAAGGCCGCTTGACGCTTGAAGAAGGAAGGCAACAGGTTCGTGAGCTCGCCCACGAAGTTCTTAATGAAAATCATAGGAGGAATGATTGA
- a CDS encoding iron-hydroxamate ABC transporter substrate-binding protein encodes MFNKKIRLLVSLLFVLTIISACGSENGESSSNSNNEAENNNKERTLQHASGEVTIPANPEKIIAPYLEDSLVALGVTPAAQWSIGDDVIDYLQPQLEGVPKIAWDLPPEQVIKHNPDLVIFSSPSSLQNGSYEDYNKIAPTYVYKDEVSSDWRKQLTRMGEILNKQDKAEQALADFDKKVEEAKASLQTSIGDESVAFVWAKGDQFFVFENTRYVAETVYNEMGVTQPEFIKNLPKAEAQWNPISLEKLGQLDADHVFLIGSEGEAGFETLDNSSVWQSTPAVENNQVYTMNEPSHWTIDGVIAHSMSIDKIVETLTK; translated from the coding sequence ATGTTTAACAAAAAGATACGTTTACTAGTTAGTCTACTGTTCGTTCTTACGATCATAAGCGCTTGTGGAAGTGAGAACGGTGAAAGCTCTTCAAATTCAAATAATGAGGCAGAAAACAACAACAAAGAACGCACACTGCAGCATGCCTCAGGTGAGGTAACGATACCAGCCAACCCTGAGAAAATCATTGCTCCATACTTAGAGGACTCCCTTGTGGCCCTCGGGGTGACTCCTGCAGCACAATGGTCAATAGGTGATGACGTGATTGACTACCTGCAGCCACAGCTTGAAGGAGTTCCGAAAATTGCCTGGGATCTGCCTCCAGAACAAGTAATTAAGCATAATCCGGACTTGGTTATTTTCAGCTCCCCTTCCTCTTTGCAAAACGGAAGCTACGAAGATTACAATAAAATCGCTCCGACCTACGTGTACAAAGACGAGGTAAGCTCAGACTGGAGAAAGCAACTTACTCGAATGGGAGAAATTTTAAATAAACAAGATAAAGCCGAGCAAGCTCTGGCTGATTTTGACAAAAAGGTTGAAGAAGCCAAGGCAAGCCTGCAAACATCCATTGGCGATGAATCAGTAGCATTTGTCTGGGCAAAGGGTGATCAATTTTTCGTCTTTGAAAACACTCGTTATGTTGCTGAAACAGTGTACAACGAAATGGGCGTGACACAGCCTGAATTTATTAAAAATCTCCCTAAGGCAGAAGCCCAATGGAATCCGATTTCCTTAGAAAAATTAGGCCAGCTCGACGCTGATCATGTTTTCTTAATAGGATCAGAAGGCGAAGCCGGTTTTGAAACCCTCGACAACAGTTCGGTGTGGCAGAGTACACCTGCTGTCGAAAATAACCAAGTCTATACCATGAACGAACCGAGCCATTGGACGATCGATGGTGTGATTGCTCACAGTATGTCAATCGACAAAATCGTTGAAACGCTTACGAAATAA
- a CDS encoding FecCD family ABC transporter permease, with protein MTLSELEKSHIEGLTSRVFRAAIIFICGIAALIISIGLSVALGVTDIKLATVWQAVFVFDPELTNHQVIRELRLPRAIGAALIGSFLAVSGAVMQGLTRNPLASPSIMGVSHGAAFALIIVLIFFPAVTNLGMTFASFAGAGIAVILVFAVGSFSKGGLTPVKLALAGVAVGGMLSSLSSAFSLHFQVAKQMSFWYAGDLSGTNWLSVQLLLGAGVVGLLLALIISRAVTILSLGEEVSKGLGQNTLVVKTLGVIVVLVLTGAAVSVAGTVGFVGLVIPHIARFLVGTDYRLIIPVSAVLGGLLLVIADIGARLVNAPYETPVGAITACIGVPFFLYLARGERSGL; from the coding sequence ATGACGTTGAGCGAATTAGAGAAGTCTCATATAGAAGGATTGACGAGCCGTGTTTTCCGTGCGGCGATTATTTTTATCTGCGGGATTGCTGCACTTATTATATCAATAGGTTTATCGGTTGCCTTAGGTGTCACCGATATTAAACTTGCGACGGTATGGCAAGCTGTTTTTGTATTTGATCCAGAGCTTACGAACCATCAAGTCATAAGGGAATTAAGACTTCCAAGAGCGATCGGCGCCGCACTTATTGGGAGCTTCTTAGCCGTCTCTGGTGCCGTTATGCAGGGTCTTACGAGAAACCCGCTTGCTTCTCCTTCCATTATGGGGGTGAGTCATGGTGCGGCCTTTGCTTTAATTATCGTGCTTATCTTTTTCCCTGCTGTCACAAACCTTGGTATGACATTTGCTTCCTTCGCAGGGGCAGGGATAGCAGTGATTCTTGTGTTTGCCGTTGGATCTTTTTCAAAAGGTGGACTGACCCCAGTTAAACTTGCACTGGCGGGTGTCGCAGTAGGGGGTATGCTTAGCTCACTTTCCTCAGCGTTTTCCCTTCACTTTCAAGTGGCCAAGCAAATGAGCTTCTGGTATGCCGGAGATCTATCTGGTACGAATTGGCTGTCAGTACAGTTGTTATTAGGCGCTGGAGTCGTTGGTTTACTATTAGCCTTGATCATTTCGCGGGCTGTAACCATTTTAAGTTTAGGAGAAGAAGTGTCAAAAGGACTTGGCCAAAACACGCTGGTCGTTAAAACCCTTGGTGTAATCGTTGTGCTTGTCTTGACGGGTGCAGCTGTTTCTGTAGCAGGAACAGTAGGGTTTGTGGGTCTTGTGATTCCGCATATTGCACGCTTTCTCGTTGGAACGGACTACCGTTTGATTATTCCGGTGTCTGCAGTTCTTGGCGGATTGCTTCTCGTCATTGCTGATATTGGTGCTCGGCTCGTTAATGCGCCGTATGAAACACCAGTTGGTGCCATTACGGCCTGTATTGGTGTGCCGTTCTTTCTATACCTCGCTCGCGGAGAAAGGAGCGGGTTATAA
- a CDS encoding FecCD family ABC transporter permease codes for MKHFSIQGRSRFWWTMSSLFVLILVMLFVSLNTGVVQIAPNDVIRTLLGLGDERQELVLFDFRLPRLVLALLVGAGFGVSGAILQGVTKNELADPGILGINTGAGLAVVVYIFFFQSSMASISGLGVYILPLFALIGAFTAAILVYFLAWKKGVNPVRLILVGIGVNAGFSAALIVFQIKMNPQDFTKALVWLSGDIWGSSWSFVLALLPWIIALIIYSLYKSPVINILNLGEQMAVGLGARVERERRFLLLLAVAIAGLCVAAAGGIAFLGLVAPHIARRIVGPKHQQLLPVTALLGSLILLVAETIGKNIIAPAEIPVGIVVTIVSTPYFIYLLMKTN; via the coding sequence ATGAAGCACTTTTCCATACAAGGCCGCAGTCGTTTTTGGTGGACGATGAGCAGCTTATTCGTTCTTATCTTGGTGATGCTGTTCGTCAGTTTAAATACAGGAGTTGTGCAAATTGCACCGAATGATGTGATTCGTACATTATTAGGATTAGGAGATGAAAGGCAGGAACTCGTATTATTCGACTTTCGTCTGCCACGACTGGTATTAGCCTTGCTAGTTGGCGCCGGCTTTGGTGTTTCCGGTGCGATCTTACAGGGAGTCACGAAAAATGAACTGGCTGACCCTGGTATATTGGGGATCAACACGGGAGCGGGCTTAGCGGTTGTTGTGTATATCTTCTTTTTTCAAAGTTCAATGGCCAGTATCAGTGGACTCGGTGTCTACATTCTTCCGCTATTTGCCTTGATTGGGGCGTTCACAGCGGCTATTCTTGTGTACTTTTTGGCATGGAAAAAAGGGGTGAATCCTGTAAGGCTGATTCTTGTTGGGATCGGTGTCAACGCTGGGTTTAGTGCCGCCCTGATCGTTTTTCAAATTAAAATGAACCCACAAGATTTCACGAAGGCATTAGTATGGCTGTCCGGGGACATTTGGGGATCAAGCTGGAGCTTTGTACTAGCCCTGTTGCCATGGATTATCGCTTTGATCATTTACAGCCTATATAAATCCCCTGTCATCAATATCTTAAACTTGGGTGAGCAAATGGCTGTCGGCTTGGGTGCCCGAGTTGAGAGGGAGCGCCGGTTTCTATTATTATTAGCCGTTGCTATAGCAGGATTGTGCGTAGCTGCTGCTGGCGGCATTGCCTTTCTAGGTCTCGTCGCTCCGCACATTGCCAGAAGAATTGTTGGACCTAAACACCAGCAGCTCCTTCCGGTTACTGCATTACTAGGTTCCTTAATTTTACTTGTTGCTGAAACCATCGGAAAAAATATTATCGCCCCGGCGGAGATTCCAGTTGGTATTGTCGTAACCATTGTAAGCACACCTTACTTTATCTATCTGCTCATGAAAACGAACTAA